Proteins encoded together in one Chryseobacterium taklimakanense window:
- a CDS encoding helix-turn-helix domain-containing protein: MKKQILLPKYTGLLVQMGENIKLARKRRKLTAMQVAERAGIARSTLYLVEKGDSSVSMGAYFNVLRVLGLQNDFLKLAADDEMGRKLQDLDLL; this comes from the coding sequence ATGAAGAAGCAAATCCTTTTACCCAAATACACTGGTCTTTTAGTGCAAATGGGCGAGAACATAAAATTAGCTCGAAAGCGTAGAAAACTAACAGCAATGCAGGTTGCTGAGCGTGCAGGTATTGCACGTTCTACGCTGTATTTAGTAGAAAAAGGCGACAGTAGCGTGTCAATGGGTGCTTATTTTAATGTATTGCGTGTATTGGGCTTGCAAAATGATTTTTTGAAATTGGCAGCGGATGATGAAATGGGTAGAAAACTGCAAGATTTAGATCTATTATAA
- a CDS encoding vWA domain-containing protein → MEKDLIHNLIILDESGSMSSAYDATINAFNHFLGNLKSTAKEFKDQDHFVTFLSFNTEGRNYLSKAQNPEKVQELHRRNYRPDGGTPLFDAIGFSVNQLREKLENQPNARVLVSIFTDGYENASKEFTGTQIRHLVETLEEKGWTFTYIGTEHDVKTAAFSINIKNSISFDKSAKGMEEMFVKEHNSRRNYHSKILGSNINDLTTKYFDEVE, encoded by the coding sequence ATGGAAAAAGACCTTATTCACAACCTCATTATTTTGGATGAAAGTGGCTCGATGTCATCGGCTTACGATGCAACCATTAATGCTTTCAATCATTTTTTAGGAAATCTGAAATCTACTGCGAAGGAATTTAAAGATCAGGATCATTTCGTTACGTTTTTAAGTTTCAATACGGAAGGAAGAAATTACCTTTCAAAAGCCCAAAATCCTGAAAAAGTGCAGGAACTCCACCGAAGAAATTACAGACCGGATGGTGGAACTCCACTTTTTGATGCTATTGGTTTCAGCGTGAACCAACTTCGTGAAAAATTGGAAAATCAGCCCAATGCGAGAGTTTTGGTATCTATTTTTACCGATGGTTACGAGAATGCTTCAAAAGAATTTACCGGAACCCAAATCCGACATCTGGTGGAAACTTTGGAAGAAAAAGGATGGACATTCACTTACATTGGAACAGAACACGATGTAAAAACTGCTGCATTTAGCATTAACATCAAAAATTCCATCAGTTTTGATAAATCGGCGAAAGGTATGGAAGAAATGTTTGTAAAAGAACACAACAGCCGAAGAAATTATCATTCGAAAATTTTAGGTAGTAACATCAACGACTTAACCACAAAATATTTTGATGAAGTAGAATAA
- a CDS encoding DUF1810 domain-containing protein produces MTTDLGRFLEAQETMYETALSEIKSGKKQSHWMWYIFPQIAGLGFSETAQFYAIQNLKEATEYLDHAVLGNRLREISAEVLRLEGRDANEIFGFPDDLKLHSSMTLFAFADQSEDNVFQEVLKKYFDRKMDEQTVLIVGE; encoded by the coding sequence ATGACTACCGATTTAGGACGTTTTCTGGAAGCACAGGAAACGATGTATGAAACCGCTTTATCCGAAATAAAATCGGGTAAAAAACAAAGTCACTGGATGTGGTATATTTTCCCTCAAATTGCCGGTCTTGGTTTCAGTGAAACCGCCCAATTTTATGCGATTCAAAACTTGAAAGAAGCAACAGAATATTTAGATCATGCGGTTTTAGGAAATCGTCTTCGGGAAATTTCAGCCGAAGTTTTACGGCTTGAAGGAAGAGATGCGAATGAAATTTTTGGATTTCCGGATGATTTGAAACTTCATTCAAGCATGACGCTTTTCGCTTTTGCAGATCAATCTGAAGACAATGTTTTTCAAGAAGTTCTTAAAAAATATTTTGATAGAAAAATGGATGAGCAAACGGTGCTTATTGTTGGTGAATAG